A genomic segment from Paenarthrobacter sp. A20 encodes:
- the leuD gene encoding 3-isopropylmalate dehydratase small subunit gives MPFQAVTAVQGTAVPLRRTNVDTDQIIPAVYMKRITRTGYEDGLFAGWRKDPNFVLNRPEYEGGIILVAGPDFGTGSSREHAVWALMDYGFKAVLSPRFADIFRGNAGKAGLLAAQVSEESLLLLWDELERNPQTAVTLDLGARTVEAGGVSTTFQLDDDTRRRLMNGLDDIDLTLQDDALIAAFEKRRPPWLPVTTPVSSK, from the coding sequence ATGCCGTTTCAGGCCGTTACTGCCGTCCAGGGAACAGCGGTGCCGCTTCGGCGCACCAATGTCGATACCGATCAGATCATTCCGGCCGTATACATGAAAAGGATTACCCGGACTGGCTACGAGGACGGCCTCTTCGCCGGCTGGCGAAAGGACCCCAATTTTGTGCTGAACCGGCCCGAATATGAAGGTGGCATCATCTTGGTTGCAGGCCCGGACTTCGGCACAGGATCATCACGCGAACATGCTGTATGGGCGTTGATGGACTACGGATTCAAGGCAGTCCTCTCTCCAAGATTTGCGGACATCTTCCGTGGCAACGCGGGAAAAGCCGGCCTCCTTGCCGCCCAAGTAAGCGAGGAGTCCTTACTGCTGCTGTGGGACGAACTGGAACGAAATCCACAGACTGCGGTCACCCTGGATCTCGGAGCCAGAACCGTCGAAGCAGGCGGTGTGAGCACCACCTTTCAGCTCGACGACGATACGCGCCGGCGCCTCATGAACGGGCTCGACGACATAGATCTGACACTTCAGGATGATGCTCTCATAGCAGCCTTCGAAAAACGCCGCCCACCCTGGCTCCCCGTCACAACCCCTGTGTCCTCCAAATAA